One Fibrobacter sp. UWB16 DNA window includes the following coding sequences:
- a CDS encoding biotin attachment protein, translated as MKKILFQDTSFRDGFQSIFGARVFMKDFMPAVEAAVKAGITHFEAGGGARFQALYQNCGEDAFDMMDEFRRVVGPKIRLQTLARGINVVALAPQPRDMIKLHADMFKKHGMTRIRNFDALNDVNNLIYSGKCITDAGLEHEVVVTMMELPPGCDLNAAHNPEFYERILRNILDAGVPFASVCFKDASGTTNPTKVYETFKRARKLLGDKVELRIHSHDTCGTGVAQYKAAIEGGADGVDLGRKPLSGGTAQPDLFSMFHALKGTEYKLALGEDSIVDDHIPELMEANNVAVECLKDYNFPPEARQITTDVIFSPMPGGALTANTLMMRETKTFHLFPKVIENMSECVRRGGFASSVTPVSQFYFQQAYMNTLNQAAGRGTWFKMTEGYGKMLLGYQGKTPCEPDPELVKIAADQFNMKPFKEAYPGVQCAEEILPPGIPAAKKLLEENGLPVNDETIFITGCLQTKAGNKGIEFLKGNRHIGVPKKDPNAAPAVDTKNMKAGAASTYRIALGNQSWDVQVQTLSK; from the coding sequence ATGAAAAAGATTCTGTTCCAAGACACCTCGTTCCGTGATGGCTTCCAGTCCATCTTCGGCGCTCGCGTGTTCATGAAGGACTTCATGCCTGCCGTTGAAGCAGCCGTGAAGGCTGGCATCACCCACTTCGAAGCAGGTGGTGGCGCCCGTTTCCAGGCTCTCTATCAGAACTGCGGTGAAGACGCATTCGACATGATGGACGAATTCCGTCGCGTTGTCGGTCCGAAGATCCGCCTCCAGACTCTCGCTCGTGGTATCAACGTGGTTGCTCTCGCTCCGCAGCCGCGCGATATGATCAAGCTCCATGCCGACATGTTCAAGAAGCACGGCATGACCCGTATTCGTAACTTCGACGCTCTCAACGACGTCAACAACCTCATTTACTCCGGTAAGTGCATCACGGACGCAGGACTTGAACACGAAGTCGTCGTCACCATGATGGAACTTCCTCCGGGATGCGACCTCAACGCCGCTCACAACCCGGAATTCTACGAACGCATCCTCCGCAACATCTTGGACGCCGGTGTTCCGTTCGCTTCCGTCTGCTTCAAGGACGCTTCCGGTACGACGAACCCGACCAAGGTCTACGAAACGTTCAAGCGCGCTCGTAAGCTCCTCGGCGATAAGGTCGAACTCCGCATCCACAGCCATGACACTTGCGGTACTGGTGTGGCTCAGTACAAGGCTGCTATCGAAGGTGGCGCTGATGGCGTCGACCTCGGCCGCAAGCCGCTTTCTGGCGGTACGGCTCAGCCGGACCTCTTCTCCATGTTCCACGCCCTCAAGGGTACAGAATACAAGCTCGCCCTCGGTGAAGACAGCATCGTCGACGATCACATTCCGGAACTCATGGAAGCAAACAACGTCGCTGTTGAATGCCTCAAGGACTACAACTTCCCGCCTGAAGCACGTCAGATTACGACCGACGTTATCTTCAGCCCGATGCCGGGTGGCGCTCTCACGGCTAACACGCTCATGATGCGCGAAACCAAGACCTTCCACCTCTTCCCGAAGGTTATCGAAAACATGAGTGAATGCGTACGCCGCGGTGGCTTCGCTTCCTCTGTGACGCCGGTTTCTCAGTTCTACTTCCAGCAGGCTTACATGAACACCTTGAACCAGGCTGCCGGTCGCGGTACGTGGTTCAAGATGACCGAAGGCTACGGCAAGATGCTCCTCGGTTACCAGGGTAAGACTCCGTGCGAACCGGATCCGGAACTCGTGAAGATCGCAGCCGACCAGTTCAACATGAAGCCGTTCAAGGAAGCCTATCCGGGCGTCCAGTGCGCAGAAGAAATTCTTCCGCCGGGCATTCCGGCTGCAAAGAAGCTCCTCGAAGAAAATGGTCTCCCGGTCAACGACGAAACCATCTTCATCACGGGCTGCCTCCAGACGAAGGCTGGCAACAAGGGTATCGAATTCCTCAAGGGCAACCGCCACATTGGCGTGCCGAAGAAGGATCCGAACGCAGCACCTGCTGTCGACACCAAGAACATGAAGGCCGGTGCAGCAAGCACCTACCGTATCGCCCTCGGCAACCAGAGCTGGGACGTTCAGGTTCAGACCCTCAGCAAGTAA
- a CDS encoding FISUMP domain-containing protein encodes MNKKYALAVATTFLAAGSAFAAPSGDRTVITCSFDDMFGNSCYWRCPDMEDTYRTEKKDDRCANVLYRCVNYPRSFMRSSVGSSEIWITPDKYNYYFGKLPQEYDCSISEEERALQGLRPTQPVQQNQYASNKYQNTSTYDESKNLLIDNRDGERYSTVKIGGRVWMAENLKFRLPESYCYDNSTQNCENYGRLYTWNAAKKACPDGWSLPMGDDLNYQDFNLNGFRVVDGGYYVDGERYIDLGNRAFFWLGDEKGGDRADAMSFRGQNLETFAFQGRKANGYSVRCIQNWEAACKDRLGGVMDKTGKTYRTLKIGDQVWMAEDLILDRLDEMEARSLGRACPSGWHVPEQAEYEQLFSKASDFDLRANDKRARTNRDVKENPCSLNFDFKRGYWTASSNGNEMTYVDWKYNAIREKASPYFKHGDAYTNKLRCVKNAPSSAKPAVKTSLAPAAPANNVKNEANKTILEKFILQGVTFGVGQSKFTRESSDGLNRLASHLRNYNGKTIEIVSHTDNLDRPERSRVLALKRAEEVKSYLLMAGLSGQDIIATGKGGDEPLVPNTTPDNRMKNNRIEVFVYSYDAPIKAAQPQQQKAQPAAEAAPKKCKERDMANNKLGECYSYVEGTKDHRRCMAAYKNLLNLANSKCK; translated from the coding sequence ATGAATAAAAAGTACGCTCTAGCTGTAGCTACCACTTTTCTTGCTGCCGGTTCGGCGTTTGCCGCTCCGTCTGGCGACAGAACCGTGATTACCTGTAGCTTTGACGATATGTTCGGTAATTCCTGCTACTGGCGCTGTCCGGATATGGAGGACACGTATAGAACGGAAAAGAAGGACGATCGTTGCGCCAATGTGCTCTACAGATGCGTCAATTATCCGCGTTCTTTTATGCGTTCGTCTGTTGGTAGTAGCGAAATCTGGATTACGCCGGATAAGTACAACTATTATTTCGGCAAGCTTCCGCAGGAATATGACTGCAGCATTTCTGAAGAAGAACGTGCCCTGCAGGGTTTGCGTCCTACTCAGCCGGTTCAGCAGAACCAGTATGCTTCGAACAAGTACCAGAATACTTCGACATACGATGAGTCGAAGAACCTCTTGATCGACAACCGCGATGGCGAACGCTATTCTACAGTAAAGATTGGTGGCCGCGTCTGGATGGCCGAAAACTTGAAGTTCCGCTTGCCGGAAAGCTACTGCTACGACAACAGTACCCAAAATTGCGAAAACTACGGTAGACTTTATACGTGGAACGCAGCAAAGAAGGCTTGCCCGGATGGATGGAGCTTGCCGATGGGCGATGATCTCAACTACCAGGACTTTAATCTGAACGGCTTTAGAGTAGTTGACGGCGGTTACTATGTCGATGGCGAACGCTATATCGACCTTGGCAACCGTGCATTCTTCTGGCTTGGCGATGAAAAGGGCGGTGACCGCGCTGATGCCATGAGCTTCAGAGGACAGAATCTCGAAACGTTTGCGTTCCAGGGCCGTAAGGCGAATGGCTATTCTGTGCGTTGCATCCAGAATTGGGAAGCTGCATGCAAGGACCGTTTAGGCGGCGTGATGGACAAGACCGGAAAGACTTATAGGACGCTCAAGATTGGCGACCAGGTGTGGATGGCTGAAGACTTGATTCTCGATCGCTTGGACGAAATGGAAGCCAGAAGCCTTGGTCGTGCTTGCCCGAGTGGCTGGCATGTCCCTGAACAGGCTGAATACGAACAGCTTTTCTCGAAGGCTTCTGATTTTGACTTGCGTGCAAACGACAAGCGTGCAAGAACCAATCGCGATGTGAAGGAAAATCCGTGCAGCTTGAATTTTGACTTCAAGCGTGGCTACTGGACGGCCTCCAGCAACGGTAACGAAATGACCTATGTGGACTGGAAGTACAATGCCATTCGTGAAAAGGCTTCTCCGTATTTCAAGCATGGTGACGCTTATACGAATAAGCTCCGTTGTGTGAAGAACGCTCCGTCTTCTGCAAAACCGGCTGTGAAGACTTCTCTGGCTCCTGCTGCTCCGGCGAATAACGTTAAAAATGAGGCGAACAAGACCATCCTCGAAAAGTTCATTTTGCAGGGTGTGACGTTCGGTGTGGGACAGTCCAAGTTTACGCGCGAATCTTCTGACGGCTTGAACAGACTTGCTAGCCACTTGAGAAACTATAACGGCAAGACGATTGAAATTGTCTCTCATACGGATAACCTTGACCGTCCGGAAAGAAGCCGTGTACTTGCTCTGAAGCGCGCCGAAGAAGTGAAAAGCTACTTGCTGATGGCAGGCCTCTCGGGTCAGGACATCATTGCGACGGGCAAGGGTGGCGATGAACCGCTCGTTCCGAATACGACTCCGGATAACCGCATGAAGAACAACCGTATTGAAGTGTTCGTGTACTCTTATGATGCTCCGATCAAGGCTGCCCAGCCGCAACAGCAGAAGGCTCAGCCGGCTGCCGAAGCCGCTCCGAAAAAGTGCAAGGAACGCGATATGGCTAATAACAAGCTTGGCGAATGCTATTCTTATGTTGAAGGCACCAAAGATCACAGAAGGTGCATGGCCGCTTATAAGAACTTGCTGAACCTTGCTAATTCCAAGTGCAAGTAA